The window CTGTCATACCTCTCGCTTCTCAGAGGCAAAGTCAGACTCACAGCCATTGGTTTTTCACTCGCAAGATAGCTTTGATCGTACAAAAAATGAAAGCCATCTTCATCTTGTGTCAACCAACCCGCCAAATCATTGTTGTATCGGATCTCAGCTTTTCTCATGCACTTTCAATTATAGAGTATCACCAGAATTGAACTTCACAGGGCCAAGTTCATGTCCAAACAATTGCAACACCTGATTTACTTTATCCATACGTAAAGTTGGCTTACCCTGTTCTAAATCACGCACAAACCGAAGACCAACCCCGGCTTTTTGGGCTAATTCGGGTTGAGTCAGTTTAGCATTGCCTCTCCTTTGTTTTACGAATTCACTTAATGTCATAATGACTAATTGTATTTATACCCTATCAGGTGTAAATATAGTAATTTTTTTTAGATTATATCATTTCGGGTATAAATTGAATCAAAAAAAGATATTTATACCTGATCGGATATAATAGTAATAAATAGGATGGAATTGTCCCTTTACTTTTAGATAACCCCATTTAAAAAATATCCGACAATTTTATTTTAAGTAGTTGTTATGTATATATTTAGTAAAGTAAACTGAATTCTTTTATAGCTTTTTTAAAATAAAACA of the Bacteroidota bacterium genome contains:
- a CDS encoding helix-turn-helix transcriptional regulator; its protein translation is MTLSEFVKQRRGNAKLTQPELAQKAGVGLRFVRDLEQGKPTLRMDKVNQVLQLFGHELGPVKFNSGDTL